A window of Rhinolophus ferrumequinum isolate MPI-CBG mRhiFer1 chromosome X, mRhiFer1_v1.p, whole genome shotgun sequence contains these coding sequences:
- the LOC117025662 gene encoding heat shock transcription factor, X-linked member 3-like — protein MASPSTNETEEVMLAPSGEGEPATGVPTVSSLDPNMDPREILGTRGENAVSQGPGPQGSPQPQDPNEGAADVEGNRTILGLSFPRKLWMLVEDDTFTSVCWNDDGDAVIIDKDLFQTEVLNRKGAERIFETDSLKTFIRLLNLYGFSKIRPNDPSGCSPGNNTMMIYRHCNFQRHKPLLVENIKRKCNLMIITCPGTSVTPPKRKKEEPPTRRSQR, from the exons ATGGCTAGTCCAAGTACCAATGAGACTGAAGAAGTCATGCTGGCCCCTTCAGGGGAAGGAGAGCCAGCGACAGGTGTCCCAACTGTCTCATCCCTGGATCCAAATATGGATCCCAGGGAGATTCTGGGGACCCGTGGCGAAAACGCTGTGAGCCAAGGTCCAGGTCCCCAAGGCAGCCCACAACCGCAGGACCCAAACGAAGGTGCTGCCGATGTGGAAGGAAACAGGACCATTCTTGGGCTCTCCTTCCCTAGAAAGCTCTGGATGTTAGTGGAAGACGACACCTTCACCTCCGTGTGCTGGAATGACGATGGAGACGCCGTGATCATCGATAAAGATCTCTTTCAGACGGAGGTTCTTAACCGGAAGGGCGCAGAAAGAATCTTTGAAACAGACAGCTTGAAGACCTTCATCCGGCTGCTGAATCTCTATGGATTCAGCAAAATACGCCCAAACGACCCTTCGGGTTGCTCTCCAGGGAACAACACAATGATG ATCTACCGCCACTGCAACTTTCAGAGACACAAGCCTCTGCTCGTCGAGAACATCAAGAGAAAATGTAATCTGATGATTATAACCTGCCCAGGGACGAGCGTAACACctccaaagagaaagaaggaggaaccCCCTACACGACGCTCCCAAAGA